DNA from Cutibacterium acnes:
AGTGGCTGCCGCCCGTGAGGCCTTCCTCGCCTTCTCTGACTGTTCCTTGGCGCAGCGCCGTACCTTCATCAATGCCGTGCGCGAAGCAGCCAGTCAGCAGGAACGTCTGGAATACATGGCCACGGCTGCTGTCGAGGAGACCGGGATGGGCAATGCCCACCACAAGGTTCTCAAGAATCTCTATGCGGCAACCCGCACCCCTGGTGTCGAAGATCTCGTCATGGAGGCACGTCAAGGCGACGACGGCTTGACCACCCTCGAATACTCCCCCTACGGAGTCATTGGCGCCATTACGCCGACGACGAATCCCACTGAGACGATCATCTGCAACACCGTCGGAATGTTGGCTGCCGGTAATACCGTCGTCTTCAGCCCCCATCCGCGAGCCCGTCATCTCAGCGCATGGCTCGTTGACGTTCTCAATCGCGCGATGGTCGAGGCAGGGGCTCCCGACAACCTCATCACTGTCATCACTGAGCCGACTCCAGACACCACCAAAGCTCTCATCAACCACCCCGACATCACGATGCTTGTAGCGACCGGCGGGCCGCAAATCGTCAACATGGTGCTGTCGAGCGGCAAGAAAGCGATTGGCGCCGGATCGGGCAACCCGCCTGCCGTCGTCGACGAAACCGCTGATGTGGCCAAGGCCGCCAGCGACATCGTCCAGGGAGCCAGCTTCGATAACAACCTGCCGTGCACCGCCGAGAAGGAAGTCATCGTCGTCGCCGAAGTGCTGCCCCAGCTCATGACAGCCATGACGGCCAATGGCGCGCAGGTTGTCAGTGATCCTGAAGAGCTCGCCAAGCTGCGTTCTTTACTGCTCGACACTTCTGGTACTCGACCGAATACCGCATGGGTTGGTCAGGACGCCCAGAAGATCCTGCGAACTGCGGGGATTGAGCCTCATCAGGACACCCGCTTGGTGACAATGGTTACTGATCCGTCGGACCCGTTCGTGCAAGTCGAGATGCTCATGCCAGTGGTGCCGGTGGTCCCCGTCACCGATTACCTGACCGCCATCGACTTGGCTGTCGAGCTGGAACACGGCAACCGTCACACTGCAATCATGCACTCCAAGGATGTTTCGCGGTTGGACCTCATGGCCCGACGCATCCAGACGACGATCTTCGTCAAGAATGGGCCATCTTTCGCCGGCATTGGGATCAACGGGGAAGGGTTCGCCACTTTCACTATCGCGGGGCCAACCGGTGAGGGGCTGACCTCGGCCCGCAGCTTCGCTCGTCGGCGGCGTTGCGTCCTGGACGCACATTAAGTTCTGCGTCCTGGACGCACATTAAGTTCTGCGTCCTGGGCAAGACCCTGCGCGATGTCCCACCCACGCCACTAGTGAGGCATCGCACAGGTGAGTACGTCACCTCGTGAGGATGACGACGACCATCACCGCCCCTAGCCCTAACAGGAGAACCGAATCAATCCACCGTGTCCGGACAGCTAATAACCCGGCACTTTGTTCGGGCAGCACTACCCGCAAAATCCCCGCCATAAGCACCGATGCCGCAAAGACCATCGCGCCGCGACGCCAATGTCCCGTGCCCATGACAATTGCTGAGGCAGCAACCCCGAGCAAACAGACCGTGAGCGCCCACCAAGATTGAAGATGCTCCTTAGATTCAGCGCAACGCTCGCTCCGTCGAGCATGTCGAGTCGCGGTACTGACGGGCGCCTCAGCAGCGTGGCGCGGCTGCCTCATGAAGGATCCGCGGTGAGCCGTTCAGCCCGGTCTACCACGTTAGATAGCAACATGGCGCGGGTCATCGGTCCAACGCCACCGGGGTTCGGAGAGACCCACGCGGCCTTCTCCCACACGTCGGCAGTAAAATCGCCCTGGATCTTCCCCTCGGGGGTCCGTGACACACCGACATCCACGAGGACTGCCCCTTCACGGATCATGTCGGCATTAATGAGTCCCGGCGACCCAGCAGCGCCGATAATGATGTCGGCCTGCCGGGTGTGTTCGGCAAGGTTACGGGTCCCGGTGTGACACAGGGTGACGGTGCAGTTCTCGGAACGACGGGTCAGCAGCAGCCCGAGCGGACGTCCCACCGTCGTACCGCGTCCGACCACGCAGACGTTGGCACCCGGCAGCTCGATGCCATGACGGGTCAGCAACTCGACGATGCCGCGCGGGGTGCACGGTAGCGGGGCCGGCTCGTTGAGGACAAGACGCCCCAGTGATGCCGGGGTCAAGCCGTCGGCGTCCTTGTTAGGGTCGATGAGGTTAAGCGCCCAGTTCGTGTCGATATGACGTGGCAGCGGTAGCTGAACAATGTAACCGGTGCAATGCGGGTTGGCATTGAGCCCGCGGATCTTTTGAGCAAGTTCCTCCTCGGTGACGTCGGCAGGCAAATCAACACGAATCGATTCAATGCCTACTTGCGCGCAGTCGCGATGTTTGCCAGCGACGTACTGGTGCGAAGCCGGGTCCTCCCCGACGAGCACGGTGCCCAGTCCCGGTACGACACCTTGATCGCGCAGAGCTGCTACGCGTTCGGCCAGTTCGGACTTGATCGCGGCGGCAGTGGCCTTGCCGTCGAGTTTCTGGGCGGTCATGGATCCTCCTTGTGTCACGGCCTCAACAGGTCCCTATCTTTCCACGAGAACCGCGCTCCCTCGACCACCATCGTGGCCACGTCAATAACCCGATCAATCGTGGTCTCGTTCATCACCGGAGGCAGACTGACGAGGTCGTCGGGCCAGTCGACGTCTAAATGCTGCGGCCGATCCCAGTGCAATGGCCCAACCACGCCGACGTTACGCAGCCGATCTGCCAACTCATCGGCGGCCGGGTGTGAAAGCACCATCGCGCAGCGGGCACTCGGATTGACGATCTGGGCCACCTCCAAGCCGCTCAGGAGGGCAGCGCGGGTCTGGTCCACCCGGCGAGAGAACTCAGCAAGGTTAAACCCTTCAAATTCAGCTCGGGCGTCATCGTCAGGAGGAACTGGAACCCAGCAGTCGTCAGCCAGGTTTTCAGCCTCTTCGAAGGTGTCGAGGCCTCGATCCTTCAAAAACCG
Protein-coding regions in this window:
- a CDS encoding DUF3017 domain-containing protein — encoded protein: MRQPRHAAEAPVSTATRHARRSERCAESKEHLQSWWALTVCLLGVAASAIVMGTGHWRRGAMVFAASVLMAGILRVVLPEQSAGLLAVRTRWIDSVLLLGLGAVMVVVILTR
- a CDS encoding bifunctional methylenetetrahydrofolate dehydrogenase/methenyltetrahydrofolate cyclohydrolase; protein product: MTAQKLDGKATAAAIKSELAERVAALRDQGVVPGLGTVLVGEDPASHQYVAGKHRDCAQVGIESIRVDLPADVTEEELAQKIRGLNANPHCTGYIVQLPLPRHIDTNWALNLIDPNKDADGLTPASLGRLVLNEPAPLPCTPRGIVELLTRHGIELPGANVCVVGRGTTVGRPLGLLLTRRSENCTVTLCHTGTRNLAEHTRQADIIIGAAGSPGLINADMIREGAVLVDVGVSRTPEGKIQGDFTADVWEKAAWVSPNPGGVGPMTRAMLLSNVVDRAERLTADPS
- a CDS encoding aldehyde dehydrogenase EutE, whose product is MTTTAVPPTSTQLCGVFADVNAAVAAAREAFLAFSDCSLAQRRTFINAVREAASQQERLEYMATAAVEETGMGNAHHKVLKNLYAATRTPGVEDLVMEARQGDDGLTTLEYSPYGVIGAITPTTNPTETIICNTVGMLAAGNTVVFSPHPRARHLSAWLVDVLNRAMVEAGAPDNLITVITEPTPDTTKALINHPDITMLVATGGPQIVNMVLSSGKKAIGAGSGNPPAVVDETADVAKAASDIVQGASFDNNLPCTAEKEVIVVAEVLPQLMTAMTANGAQVVSDPEELAKLRSLLLDTSGTRPNTAWVGQDAQKILRTAGIEPHQDTRLVTMVTDPSDPFVQVEMLMPVVPVVPVTDYLTAIDLAVELEHGNRHTAIMHSKDVSRLDLMARRIQTTIFVKNGPSFAGIGINGEGFATFTIAGPTGEGLTSARSFARRRRCVLDAH